A genome region from Nocardia sp. NBC_01730 includes the following:
- a CDS encoding DoxX family protein, with protein MSTSIAEIAVTGVTIAMTGFSGIAAILHFKPILEPMTAMGVPESWLIFPIGIPKTAGAVGLLLGLLGVPLIGPVAAIGIVLYFVCALGFHVRERAYTPQFVLAIVFVGLGIATLTLQLT; from the coding sequence ATGTCCACGTCTATTGCCGAGATTGCCGTCACCGGTGTCACGATCGCCATGACCGGGTTCTCCGGCATCGCCGCCATCTTGCATTTCAAGCCCATCCTGGAGCCGATGACAGCGATGGGAGTGCCGGAGTCGTGGCTGATCTTTCCGATCGGCATTCCCAAGACAGCGGGCGCTGTCGGCCTGCTACTCGGCCTGCTCGGCGTACCACTGATCGGCCCGGTCGCCGCGATCGGGATAGTCCTGTACTTCGTCTGCGCCCTCGGTTTTCACGTCCGAGAACGTGCCTACACACCGCAATTCGTCCTCGCCATCGTCTTCGTCGGCTTGGGCATCGCGACACTGACGCTGCAGCTGACGTAG
- a CDS encoding aspartate ammonia-lyase yields the protein MTDSTRTERDSLGTRTVPGSAYWGIHTARALDNFAITGDSIGRYPALIVSLAAVKQAACRANRELGILDARRADAIEAACHEIRAGALHDQFPIDPIQGGAGTSTNMNANEVIANRALELLGYDRGSYTELDPLDHVNLGQSTNDVYPTAIRLTVVHHIRELGTVLGRLADTFGGKATEFADVIKMGRTQLQDAVPMTLGQEFGTFAVMVREDRDRLEESIALLCESNLGGTAIGTGINGHPGYPALACAHLAELTGERVTPAANLIEATQDCGAFVQVSGILKRVAVKLSKTCNDLRLMSSGPTTGFGEINLPPVQAGSSIMPGKVNPVVPEIVNQVAFEAIGNDLTVTMAAEAGQLQLNAFEPIIAYSLLRTTTHLTAAVDALATKCVAGVTPNRDRLEQGVRRSIGIVTALTPHIGYTASAVIAKQALQTGQSVSDIAIELGFLARETIDEILAPRRLAGLTGPSVETTGPRQ from the coding sequence ATGACCGACAGCACCCGCACCGAACGTGACTCTCTGGGCACCCGTACCGTGCCCGGCAGCGCGTACTGGGGCATCCACACCGCACGCGCGCTGGACAATTTCGCCATCACCGGCGACAGCATCGGACGATACCCCGCGCTCATCGTTTCGCTCGCCGCGGTCAAGCAGGCCGCCTGCCGCGCCAACCGGGAACTCGGCATCCTCGACGCCCGCCGCGCCGACGCGATCGAAGCAGCCTGCCACGAGATCAGGGCCGGCGCGCTGCACGATCAATTTCCTATCGACCCGATCCAAGGCGGCGCGGGAACCTCGACGAACATGAACGCCAACGAGGTCATCGCCAACCGGGCGCTGGAGTTGCTCGGTTACGACCGTGGAAGCTACACCGAGCTCGATCCGCTCGACCATGTCAACCTCGGCCAATCCACCAACGACGTGTATCCGACAGCCATCAGACTCACTGTCGTGCACCACATCCGGGAACTCGGCACCGTGTTGGGCCGCCTCGCGGACACCTTCGGCGGCAAGGCGACCGAATTCGCCGATGTCATCAAAATGGGCCGCACCCAGTTGCAAGACGCCGTGCCGATGACGCTGGGACAGGAATTCGGCACCTTCGCGGTCATGGTGCGCGAGGATCGCGATCGGCTCGAGGAAAGCATCGCACTGCTGTGCGAAAGCAATCTCGGCGGCACCGCGATCGGAACCGGAATCAACGGCCATCCGGGCTACCCCGCACTGGCATGCGCACACCTGGCCGAGCTCACTGGCGAACGCGTCACACCAGCGGCCAACCTGATCGAAGCGACCCAGGATTGCGGCGCCTTCGTCCAGGTGTCCGGAATCCTCAAGCGGGTCGCGGTCAAGCTGTCGAAGACGTGCAACGACCTGCGTCTGATGTCATCCGGTCCCACAACAGGTTTTGGTGAAATCAACCTGCCCCCGGTGCAAGCGGGGTCATCGATCATGCCGGGGAAGGTCAACCCGGTCGTTCCGGAGATCGTCAACCAGGTCGCGTTCGAGGCCATCGGAAACGACCTGACCGTCACGATGGCAGCCGAGGCCGGGCAACTGCAACTCAATGCCTTCGAACCGATCATCGCCTACAGCTTGCTGCGCACCACGACACACCTGACCGCCGCCGTCGACGCCTTGGCAACCAAATGCGTCGCGGGCGTCACCCCCAACCGCGACCGCTTGGAACAAGGTGTCCGACGCTCCATCGGCATCGTCACCGCGCTGACCCCGCACATCGGATACACCGCCAGTGCCGTCATCGCCAAACAAGCGCTGCAAACCGGACAATCCGTCAGTGACATCGCAATCGAACTCGGCTTCCTCGCGCGCGAGACAATCGACGAAATCCTCGCGCCCCGCCGACTCGCGGGCCTCACCGGCCCCTCGGTGGAAACCACCGGGCCCCGCCAATAG
- a CDS encoding asparaginase has product MNYRETPVRETSTSAPATIAAHRLSALRVHILYTGGTFGMADGGAGMCPRSGIGDEITDIITQFEEAEGKSVEFRYAEFDRVIDSADAGPETACRIAEWARSDTESAQPDGVVVIHGTDTMAYAGARMAFELREIAVPVVLTGAQIPLGHPGSDARDNLHLALNSIAARPGPGTFIAFGSALHRAVRASKRACDNYDGFTTLGEFAPPLSPPRAPEARRHSAATRLPVGLLTVFPGMHADLLAAAIRHYPGGIILECYGSGTLPVDGSETIEAIRNATRHGTPVVVITQCDSGSVDLERYRPGRALLDAGAIGGGDMTREAALAKLGYLVDRGLSGRELHRWMTTNLLGELSNPAAPRAIHTQDTHLTAWSRS; this is encoded by the coding sequence ATGAACTACCGAGAAACACCTGTCCGCGAGACATCGACGTCGGCTCCGGCGACAATTGCGGCACATCGCCTCTCGGCATTGCGGGTCCATATCCTCTACACCGGAGGCACCTTCGGGATGGCCGACGGGGGCGCGGGTATGTGCCCCCGCTCGGGGATCGGCGATGAAATCACGGACATCATCACCCAATTCGAGGAAGCGGAAGGCAAGTCGGTCGAGTTCCGATACGCCGAGTTCGACCGCGTCATCGATAGCGCCGATGCCGGCCCCGAGACCGCATGCCGAATTGCCGAGTGGGCGCGGTCCGACACCGAATCAGCACAGCCGGACGGTGTCGTCGTCATCCACGGAACCGACACCATGGCCTACGCGGGTGCCCGCATGGCGTTCGAATTGCGGGAGATCGCTGTTCCGGTGGTGCTGACCGGCGCCCAGATACCCCTGGGCCACCCTGGCAGCGACGCGCGAGACAACCTGCACCTGGCATTGAATTCGATTGCCGCGCGACCGGGCCCAGGAACATTTATCGCGTTCGGCTCGGCACTGCATCGCGCCGTGCGAGCCAGCAAACGTGCCTGCGACAACTACGACGGCTTCACGACACTCGGCGAATTCGCACCACCCCTGTCCCCGCCTCGGGCACCCGAAGCGCGGAGACACAGTGCAGCGACCCGCTTGCCGGTCGGGTTGCTCACGGTGTTTCCCGGCATGCATGCCGACCTGCTCGCCGCAGCAATTCGTCATTACCCCGGCGGGATCATCCTCGAATGCTATGGCTCCGGCACATTGCCAGTGGACGGGTCGGAAACAATCGAGGCGATCCGGAACGCAACTCGGCACGGGACGCCGGTCGTCGTCATCACGCAATGTGACAGCGGTTCGGTTGATCTCGAGCGATACCGGCCCGGACGCGCCCTGCTGGACGCGGGCGCCATCGGCGGAGGGGACATGACCAGAGAGGCGGCGCTCGCCAAACTCGGCTACCTCGTCGATCGTGGGCTCTCCGGTCGAGAATTGCACCGTTGGATGACGACCAACCTGCTCGGCGAGTTGTCGAATCCTGCCGCGCCCAGAGCAATCCATACCCAAGACACCCACCTGACTGCCTGGAGTCGATCATGA